A single region of the Plantactinospora soyae genome encodes:
- a CDS encoding penicillin acylase family protein, whose protein sequence is MDHTHDEGLSRRRILGGAVGLTAGAAAAVAGLPPGVAAAAPAHTAPGHTAPDLVRWRKQAAHVVITRDDWGVGHVMGKTDADAVFGMMYAQAEDDFNRIERNYLVSLGRLAEAEGESAIWQDLRQRLFVDPEVLKRDYAKTPTWLRRLMQAWADGLNYYLATHPEVRPRVITRFEPWMPLSFSEGSIGGDIERVPLTQLEAFYAQRTVPMTDEEQGLLFREPKGSNGMAIAPSHTRDGHALLLINPHTSFFFRAEQHVTSGEGLNAYGAATWGQFFIYQGFNANTGWMHTSSGVDNVDEFAETIVTRPNGSRAYRYGKALRPVTTKAITLSYRTTDGGRAQRTFTTYATHHGPIVREADGKWIAFALMNKPVEALQQSFLRTKTRDYADFIQVADFKANSSNNTLFADSRGGTAFLMPQFMPIRDDRFDYRKPVDGSDPATDWRGLHSLRSLPQAVNPRNGWAFNTNNWPWTAAGADSPKAADYPRYFDQAGENPRGPQAIRVLTERRKFTPQTLIEAAFDRYLTAFARLVPGLVAAWDKLPEGDPRRTALADPIGLLRGWDYQWSAESTATSLAVFWGEALWAPLSQAARDAGMSMWDYLAERATDPERLTALEAAAERLTQDFGSWQVPWGEINRFQRNDGAVVQTFDDAKPSIPVPFTSAQWGSLASFGARRYPGTKRYYGTSGNSFVAVVEFGPRLRAWAVTAGGVSGNPDSPHFNDQAERYASGNLRPVYFYPEDLRGHVERRYMPGR, encoded by the coding sequence ATGGACCACACGCACGACGAAGGGCTGAGCCGGCGCCGCATTCTGGGCGGAGCCGTCGGACTGACCGCTGGAGCCGCGGCCGCCGTGGCGGGACTGCCGCCGGGCGTCGCCGCCGCCGCACCCGCGCACACCGCACCCGGGCACACCGCGCCCGACCTGGTCCGCTGGCGCAAGCAGGCGGCCCATGTGGTGATCACCCGCGATGACTGGGGCGTCGGGCACGTGATGGGCAAGACCGACGCCGACGCGGTGTTCGGGATGATGTACGCCCAGGCCGAGGACGACTTCAACCGGATCGAACGCAACTACCTGGTCAGCCTCGGCCGCCTCGCCGAGGCCGAGGGCGAGAGTGCGATCTGGCAGGACCTGCGGCAACGGTTGTTCGTCGATCCCGAGGTGCTGAAGCGGGACTACGCGAAGACCCCGACCTGGCTGCGCCGGCTGATGCAGGCCTGGGCGGACGGGCTGAACTACTACCTCGCGACGCATCCCGAGGTACGTCCGCGCGTGATCACGCGGTTCGAGCCGTGGATGCCGCTGAGCTTCTCCGAGGGCAGCATCGGCGGCGACATCGAGCGGGTGCCCCTCACCCAGCTCGAGGCCTTCTACGCCCAGCGCACGGTGCCGATGACCGACGAGGAGCAGGGGCTGCTGTTCCGCGAGCCGAAGGGCTCCAACGGGATGGCCATCGCGCCGAGCCACACCCGGGACGGACACGCGCTGCTGCTGATCAACCCGCACACCAGCTTCTTCTTCCGGGCCGAGCAGCACGTGACGAGCGGCGAGGGGCTCAACGCGTACGGGGCGGCCACCTGGGGACAGTTCTTCATCTACCAGGGCTTCAACGCCAACACGGGCTGGATGCACACCTCCAGCGGCGTCGACAACGTCGACGAGTTCGCCGAGACGATCGTGACCAGGCCGAACGGCAGCCGCGCGTACCGGTACGGCAAGGCGTTGCGGCCGGTGACGACGAAGGCGATCACGCTGTCCTACCGCACCACGGATGGCGGACGGGCACAGCGCACCTTCACCACCTACGCCACGCACCACGGCCCGATCGTGCGCGAGGCGGACGGCAAGTGGATCGCGTTCGCGTTGATGAACAAGCCCGTCGAGGCGTTGCAGCAGAGCTTCCTACGTACCAAGACGCGGGACTATGCGGACTTCATCCAGGTGGCCGACTTCAAGGCCAACAGCTCGAACAACACCCTCTTCGCGGACTCCAGGGGTGGGACCGCCTTCCTGATGCCGCAGTTCATGCCGATCCGGGACGATCGCTTCGACTATCGCAAGCCCGTCGACGGCAGCGATCCGGCGACCGACTGGCGCGGACTGCACAGTCTCCGGAGCCTGCCCCAGGCGGTGAATCCGAGAAACGGCTGGGCGTTCAACACGAACAACTGGCCCTGGACGGCGGCCGGCGCGGACAGCCCGAAGGCGGCCGACTATCCCCGCTACTTCGACCAGGCCGGCGAGAACCCACGCGGGCCGCAGGCGATCCGGGTGCTGACCGAGCGGCGGAAGTTCACCCCGCAGACCCTGATCGAGGCCGCCTTCGACCGCTACCTCACCGCGTTCGCCCGGCTGGTGCCCGGGCTGGTCGCGGCCTGGGACAAGCTGCCCGAGGGTGACCCCCGGCGTACGGCGCTCGCCGACCCGATCGGCCTGCTGCGCGGCTGGGACTATCAGTGGAGCGCGGAATCGACCGCGACGTCGCTGGCCGTGTTCTGGGGCGAGGCACTCTGGGCGCCCCTGTCCCAGGCGGCGAGGGACGCGGGCATGTCGATGTGGGACTACCTGGCCGAGCGCGCCACCGATCCGGAGCGGCTCACGGCGCTCGAGGCCGCCGCCGAGCGACTGACGCAGGACTTCGGCAGTTGGCAGGTGCCCTGGGGCGAGATCAACCGCTTCCAGCGCAACGACGGCGCGGTCGTCCAGACGTTCGACGACGCCAAACCGAGCATCCCGGTGCCCTTCACCTCCGCGCAATGGGGCTCCCTCGCCTCGTTCGGGGCCCGGCGCTACCCGGGCACGAAGCGCTACTACGGCACCAGCGGCAACAGCTTCGTGGCGGTGGTGGAGTTCGGGCCGAGGCTGCGTGCCTGGGCGGTCACGGCCGGGGGCGTGAGCGGGAATCCCGACTCGCCGCACTTCAACGACCAGGCCGAGCGCTACGCGAGCGGCAACCTCCGGCCCGTCTACTTCTATCCGGAGGACCTCCGGGGCCATGTCGAGCGGCGCTACATGCCGGGCCGTTGA
- a CDS encoding PucR family transcriptional regulator — translation MEALAQRLSQLDSHVEGAIRVVMFYDTLMRRRVDLAALARASAGLAECVTGIRLHGTGRTIRFSPDGRPASATPPPPSSTAPISLDEEEIGAVWLERPGPPGPLDDVLLDRLAIAAAAVVERYGPARTTMADPALVELVISSDSDEAARTRALRLLGFAADLPIRVVAVRSQLPLDQVARLVCPDRPVKAAPLADVGVILATTMDRARIPVGVRAGIGAAAGPDRSWREARTALRFSTARQPIVHYDGLGALALLAQVPSEAARDNADVAAIARLAGNPDDLETLDIYCDAGSLRRAAELLHLHHSSVARRIEQIAGILDIELTEPAGLIRARLALTAWRLLDD, via the coding sequence TCGCACGTCGAGGGAGCGATCCGCGTCGTCATGTTCTACGACACGCTGATGCGCCGACGGGTGGATCTCGCTGCGCTCGCCCGGGCCTCCGCGGGCCTGGCCGAGTGTGTGACGGGGATCCGGCTGCACGGCACGGGGCGGACGATCCGCTTCTCGCCCGACGGCCGGCCGGCATCCGCCACGCCGCCGCCCCCGTCCAGCACGGCGCCGATCAGCCTGGACGAGGAGGAGATCGGCGCGGTGTGGCTGGAGCGTCCCGGCCCGCCCGGCCCGCTCGACGACGTGCTGCTGGACCGGCTCGCCATCGCCGCGGCGGCGGTCGTCGAACGGTACGGCCCGGCCCGCACCACCATGGCCGACCCCGCCCTGGTCGAACTGGTGATCAGCTCCGACAGCGACGAGGCGGCCAGAACCCGCGCGCTCCGGCTCCTGGGCTTCGCCGCCGACCTGCCGATCAGGGTCGTCGCCGTACGGTCGCAGCTGCCACTCGACCAGGTTGCCCGCCTGGTCTGTCCGGACCGCCCGGTGAAGGCGGCGCCCCTCGCCGACGTGGGCGTCATCCTGGCCACCACGATGGACCGGGCCCGGATCCCGGTGGGCGTACGCGCCGGCATCGGCGCCGCCGCCGGCCCCGACCGATCCTGGCGGGAAGCCCGCACCGCCCTCCGGTTCAGCACCGCGCGCCAGCCGATCGTCCACTACGACGGTCTGGGGGCGTTGGCACTGCTCGCCCAGGTGCCCAGCGAGGCCGCACGGGACAACGCCGACGTGGCCGCCATCGCCCGGTTGGCCGGCAACCCGGACGACCTGGAGACTTTGGACATCTATTGCGACGCCGGCTCGCTACGCCGGGCCGCCGAACTGCTCCACCTGCACCACAGCAGCGTCGCCCGCCGAATCGAACAGATCGCGGGGATCCTGGACATCGAACTCACCGAGCCGGCCGGACTGATCCGGGCCCGGCTCGCCCTGACCGCGTGGCGGCTACTCGACGACTGA
- a CDS encoding discoidin domain-containing protein has product MFLPSRRARTPILGVVATALAIAAVCLPAASATAAPPPQEPGVTLRVFDLQVPLNNLCTLKAAQTPNVDKLMSTVNWTSAADFGFENYFMAQVLGNINIAQAGSYTFRLLSDDGSRLLIDDAVVVDHDGLHGPDPKDGTVDLTTGYHSLRIEHFERDGGQQLTLQWRTPGSTSFVTVPNSVLSTDAGVVRVTAPGRKECEASGDSPGDGLPLTAVHPNYTLTNLRPSGFEPQVTGFDWLPDGRLAVLTWGGTLTTAGEVWLLGNVTGNTSPAQVTRTRVASGLQEPMGIKVVDGKMYVSEKHRLTELNDTNGDGVTDNYRTVATWPFGANFHEFGFGLLYADGFFYLNLSVSINYGGNTTNPQPAGNRGTTIKVNRTTGAVSYVAGGLRTPHGIGWGPENGLFVTDNQGGYQPASKLLHIKQDRFFNHYLNPAGPFDNNPVTQPVIWFPQNEIGNSPSTPVMMTQGVFAGQMAIGDVTYGGLQRAYLEKVNGEYQGALFRMTQGLEAGVSEVSLGPDGALYTGGLHGGGNWGQEGKLSFGLQKIAPNGSGNFDMLAMRARSNGFEIEYTKPLSAATATALASKYRVKQWRYVATAAYGGPKIDEETLSVSSATLSADGKKVTLVVNGLKAGRVVHVRSPRPFSASDGQALWSTEVWYTLNAIPGQVPAVNLALGRPATADSSCSATEGPAKAVNGTTTSGNLDKWCSTGTNRWLQVDLGSTQSVNRAVVAHAGAGGEVASWNTRDFAVQVSTNGTTWSTVANVTANTASTTTHTFAATQARYVRLAITTPSNDGGNAARIYEFEVYGGAAPPSANLAVGRPATADSSCSTAEGPSQAVNGSVTGGNGDKWCSLGATKWLQVDLGTTQSLNRFVVRHAGAGGEVAAWNTRDFAVQVSTNGTAWSTVANVTGNTANVTTHDIPATQARYARLNISAPTSNTDNAARIYEFEAYGPGGTPGRITLFDGSNMNNFQQANGANPTWPLGNGGVEVLGGDIRSRQSFGDFKLHVEFWLPNLPADVTGQARANSGIYLQDRYELQVLDSYGDTTPATNECAAIYEKLAPRVNAATAPQTWQTYDVTFRAARFNAAGAKTENARVTVVWNGVTVHENAEINGPTGNGAAEGPSVGPIRLQDHGDPGPNLFYRNIWVEPIS; this is encoded by the coding sequence GTGTTCCTACCGTCCCGACGAGCGCGTACGCCGATTCTGGGCGTGGTCGCCACCGCGCTCGCCATCGCGGCCGTGTGCCTGCCGGCCGCCAGCGCGACGGCCGCGCCGCCGCCACAGGAGCCCGGCGTCACGTTGCGGGTCTTCGACCTGCAGGTGCCGCTGAACAACCTCTGCACCCTCAAGGCCGCCCAGACACCCAACGTCGACAAACTCATGTCGACGGTCAACTGGACGAGCGCGGCGGACTTCGGCTTCGAGAACTACTTCATGGCCCAGGTCCTCGGCAACATCAACATTGCCCAGGCCGGCAGCTACACCTTCCGGTTGCTCAGTGATGACGGATCCCGACTGCTGATCGACGACGCCGTCGTCGTCGACCACGACGGGCTGCACGGACCGGACCCGAAGGACGGCACGGTCGACCTCACCACCGGCTACCACTCGCTGCGGATCGAGCACTTCGAGCGCGACGGCGGCCAGCAGTTGACGTTGCAGTGGCGCACGCCCGGCTCGACGTCGTTCGTGACCGTCCCCAACTCGGTGCTGAGCACCGACGCCGGGGTGGTCCGGGTGACGGCGCCCGGCCGCAAGGAGTGCGAGGCCAGCGGTGACTCGCCCGGTGACGGGCTGCCGCTGACCGCCGTACATCCCAACTACACGCTGACGAACCTGCGGCCCAGCGGCTTCGAGCCACAGGTCACCGGCTTCGACTGGCTTCCGGACGGGCGCCTCGCGGTGCTCACCTGGGGCGGCACGCTGACCACCGCCGGCGAGGTCTGGCTGCTGGGCAACGTCACCGGCAACACCAGCCCGGCCCAGGTGACCCGGACGAGGGTGGCCAGCGGGCTCCAGGAGCCGATGGGCATCAAGGTCGTCGACGGCAAAATGTACGTCTCGGAGAAGCACCGGCTGACGGAGCTCAACGACACCAACGGCGACGGGGTGACCGACAACTACCGGACCGTGGCCACCTGGCCGTTCGGCGCCAACTTCCACGAGTTCGGCTTCGGGCTGCTCTACGCCGACGGGTTCTTCTACCTCAACCTCTCGGTGTCGATCAACTACGGCGGCAACACCACCAACCCGCAACCGGCGGGGAACCGGGGTACCACCATCAAGGTGAACCGGACGACCGGCGCGGTGTCGTACGTGGCGGGCGGACTGCGTACCCCGCACGGGATCGGCTGGGGGCCGGAGAACGGGCTCTTCGTCACCGACAACCAGGGCGGTTACCAGCCGGCGTCCAAACTGCTGCACATCAAGCAGGACCGGTTCTTCAACCACTACCTCAACCCGGCCGGGCCGTTCGACAACAACCCGGTGACCCAGCCGGTCATCTGGTTCCCGCAGAACGAGATCGGCAACTCGCCGAGTACGCCGGTGATGATGACCCAGGGCGTCTTCGCCGGGCAGATGGCGATCGGCGACGTGACGTACGGTGGCCTCCAGCGCGCGTACCTGGAGAAGGTCAACGGTGAGTACCAGGGTGCGCTGTTCCGGATGACGCAGGGGCTCGAGGCCGGCGTCTCCGAGGTCAGCCTCGGCCCGGACGGCGCCCTCTACACCGGCGGCCTGCACGGCGGCGGAAACTGGGGCCAGGAGGGCAAGCTCAGCTTCGGCCTGCAGAAGATCGCCCCGAACGGCAGCGGCAACTTCGACATGCTGGCGATGCGGGCCCGGTCGAACGGGTTCGAGATCGAGTACACCAAGCCGCTCTCGGCGGCGACCGCGACCGCGCTGGCCTCGAAGTACCGGGTCAAGCAGTGGCGGTACGTCGCGACCGCCGCCTACGGCGGACCGAAGATCGACGAGGAGACGCTCTCGGTCTCCTCGGCGACGCTCTCGGCCGACGGCAAGAAGGTCACCCTGGTCGTCAACGGGCTCAAGGCCGGCCGGGTCGTACACGTCCGCTCGCCCCGGCCGTTCAGCGCGAGCGACGGCCAGGCGCTCTGGAGCACCGAGGTCTGGTACACCCTCAACGCCATCCCGGGCCAGGTGCCGGCGGTCAACCTGGCCCTGGGCAGGCCGGCCACGGCCGACAGTTCCTGCTCGGCGACCGAGGGCCCGGCGAAGGCGGTCAACGGGACCACCACCTCGGGGAACCTCGACAAGTGGTGCTCGACGGGAACCAACAGGTGGTTGCAGGTCGATCTGGGCTCGACCCAGAGCGTGAACCGGGCCGTCGTCGCGCACGCGGGCGCCGGTGGTGAGGTCGCCTCCTGGAACACCCGCGACTTCGCCGTCCAGGTCAGCACCAACGGCACCACCTGGAGCACGGTCGCGAACGTCACCGCGAACACCGCGAGCACCACCACGCACACCTTCGCGGCGACCCAGGCCCGGTACGTCCGCCTCGCCATCACCACGCCGAGCAACGACGGCGGCAACGCGGCCCGGATCTACGAGTTCGAGGTGTACGGCGGTGCCGCCCCGCCATCGGCCAACCTCGCGGTGGGGCGGCCGGCGACGGCGGACAGTTCCTGCTCCACGGCCGAGGGACCGTCGCAGGCGGTCAACGGCAGCGTTACCGGCGGCAACGGCGACAAGTGGTGCTCGCTCGGCGCCACCAAGTGGTTGCAGGTCGACCTCGGCACCACCCAGAGCCTGAACCGGTTCGTGGTCCGGCACGCGGGTGCCGGTGGTGAGGTCGCCGCCTGGAACACCCGCGACTTCGCCGTCCAGGTCAGCACCAACGGCACCGCCTGGAGCACGGTCGCGAACGTCACCGGCAACACGGCGAACGTCACCACCCACGACATCCCGGCCACCCAGGCCAGGTACGCGCGACTGAACATCAGCGCGCCGACCAGCAACACCGACAACGCGGCGCGGATCTACGAGTTCGAGGCGTACGGCCCCGGCGGCACCCCCGGCCGGATCACGCTCTTCGACGGGTCGAACATGAACAACTTCCAGCAGGCCAACGGGGCCAACCCGACCTGGCCGCTGGGCAACGGCGGGGTGGAGGTGCTCGGCGGCGACATCCGGAGCCGGCAGAGCTTCGGTGACTTCAAGCTGCACGTCGAGTTCTGGCTGCCGAACCTGCCGGCGGACGTCACCGGGCAGGCCCGGGCGAACAGCGGCATCTACCTCCAGGACCGGTACGAGTTGCAGGTGCTCGACTCGTACGGCGACACCACTCCCGCCACCAACGAGTGCGCCGCGATCTACGAGAAACTGGCGCCGAGGGTGAACGCCGCGACCGCGCCGCAGACCTGGCAGACGTACGACGTGACGTTCCGCGCCGCCCGGTTCAACGCCGCCGGGGCCAAGACGGAGAACGCCCGCGTCACCGTGGTGTGGAACGGGGTCACCGTGCACGAGAACGCCGAGATCAACGGGCCGACCGGCAACGGAGCGGCGGAGGGTCCCTCGGTGGGGCCGATCCGGCTCCAGGACCACGGCGACCCCGGCCCCAACCTCTTCTACCGCAACATCTGGGTGGAGCCGATCAGCTAG
- a CDS encoding FtsX-like permease family protein, whose translation MRVLPIALREFRSNWRRNTIFGAILLISVVVQLFTALASTASRTAVETYGTAVFGYAETYTMSLADPLTPERLAAFNDELALMGQSYPWFRPATAVDLSGFLRVSPDSAADAATPVTIRAVTSGWRRLTAAIPDDDVWRTVTSDRRLSAAVLVEQGTAQRLGVTGPMAVTVLLDAERGDSAGGDGEPGSDVPGSGLPTPSATEATDGGGPDGGGPAPNAPPAEAAGPVGHRTTLPDVPVFGSYAEPNKSLAVDALVSQNVLALGGLGPQTVQVYWRCVERECRDTYRLVELAAATVGARPGREQRIDQLDQFGPVLRQQDRDGQRFALVVLVLGALAVAIVSSAFVEVRAPQFATLRALGASRSGIAAIALLENLFTSALVGSAAVLLGLAATGLDPNSFNQIPQVRLTQLAVPIGLYAQTIALTLLIGLLTGLAPAVRAYRSVRTS comes from the coding sequence ATGCGGGTACTTCCGATCGCACTGCGCGAGTTCCGGTCCAACTGGCGACGGAACACGATCTTCGGTGCGATCCTGCTGATCTCCGTGGTGGTGCAGCTCTTCACCGCGCTGGCGTCGACCGCGTCCCGGACGGCTGTCGAGACCTACGGGACGGCCGTCTTCGGGTACGCCGAGACGTACACGATGTCGCTGGCGGATCCGCTCACCCCCGAGCGGCTGGCGGCGTTCAACGACGAGCTGGCGCTGATGGGGCAGAGCTATCCGTGGTTCCGTCCGGCGACCGCCGTGGATCTCTCCGGATTCCTGCGGGTCTCGCCCGACAGCGCCGCGGACGCCGCGACGCCGGTCACCATCCGCGCGGTCACGTCCGGCTGGCGGCGGTTGACGGCGGCCATCCCGGACGACGACGTGTGGCGGACGGTCACCAGCGATCGACGGCTGAGCGCGGCCGTGCTGGTGGAGCAGGGCACGGCGCAGCGGCTGGGCGTCACCGGCCCGATGGCGGTCACCGTGCTGCTGGACGCCGAGCGCGGGGACTCGGCGGGCGGCGACGGCGAGCCCGGCTCGGACGTACCCGGAAGTGGGTTGCCGACCCCGAGCGCGACCGAAGCCACGGACGGCGGTGGCCCGGACGGCGGAGGCCCGGCGCCGAACGCGCCGCCGGCGGAGGCCGCCGGACCCGTCGGGCACCGCACCACGCTGCCCGACGTGCCGGTCTTCGGTTCGTACGCCGAACCGAACAAGTCGCTGGCGGTCGACGCGCTGGTGAGCCAGAACGTGCTGGCCCTGGGCGGACTGGGCCCGCAGACCGTCCAGGTGTACTGGCGCTGCGTCGAGCGCGAGTGCCGCGACACCTACCGCCTGGTCGAACTCGCCGCCGCCACCGTCGGTGCCCGGCCGGGGCGGGAGCAGCGGATCGACCAGCTCGACCAGTTCGGACCGGTGCTCCGCCAGCAGGACCGGGACGGGCAACGGTTCGCCCTCGTCGTCCTGGTGCTCGGTGCGCTCGCGGTGGCGATCGTGTCGTCCGCTTTCGTCGAGGTGCGGGCGCCCCAGTTCGCGACGCTGCGCGCGCTGGGTGCCTCGCGTTCCGGGATAGCCGCGATCGCGCTGCTGGAGAACCTGTTCACCTCGGCGCTGGTGGGATCCGCGGCGGTTCTGCTCGGGCTGGCCGCCACCGGACTCGATCCGAACAGCTTCAACCAGATCCCGCAGGTACGGCTGACCCAGCTCGCCGTGCCGATCGGGCTGTACGCGCAGACGATCGCGCTCACCCTGCTCATCGGACTGCTCACCGGGTTGGCTCCCGCCGTCCGGGCCTACCGCTCGGTGCGGACCAGTTGA